CGCTCAAGTGTAATCTCGTCCACCTCGACAAATGCGGTTTCCTCCTGCCGTTCCGTTTCCGGACGCGTATAACAGACCCGCGGCGTCACCTGCAAGGAACCAAACTGCACCGTCTCATTGATATAGACGTCAAACTGGATCATTCGGGCGGTGATCTTGTCCAGACCGGCGAAAGTGGCAACCGGATTGGAAACCTCTTCTGCCTTGACCTGCAAGCTCATCAAGCAACCCAATAAGAACAGAGAAGCCATCACCATTCTTCTCATGATCCAGCCCCCTTTGCGGCCCTGCATAATATTCATTCAAAACTCCGACAATCGGCGGCCCTGTATCAGCTTAGCCAAACGAAGCGCCAAGACCACCCCGTTCCTAGCCCTCTTTTAGGGCAAAAGGCAAGGCTGATTTGCCGATTCCCCCGGCTTGGCGGCAGAAGTTCATTGGACCGTCACACACTCTTGTGAGGGAGATACGAGGCAGGATTGTGACCGGAAAGAAAGCTTTTGGACAGAAAAAGATGATTCTTTATGCCTCGCCTTACGCAGGCAGCATTGATAAGTCGGCTGCGCCAGCTTACGGAGTCCATGCCTCATAGTCCGGCGCGCTGTCGGATTTTTCCGTCTTGGCAGCCAGAAGCGATCCCTTCGGACGATAAGCCTTCCCGGTGCCGGTCATGTTCGGCTGATGCTCGCGCTCCCAGGACCAGTGCTGAATGGCCTGTTCGCTAGGCGCCACGTCAGTTCGGTAGTGCATCCAGCCATGCCAACCAGCAGGAATAGCACTAGCCTCGGCAGGGTTTGCATAAACCACCCAGCGACGTTCGCCCTTGCGATTGCCCGTATAGCTTTTGTTTTTGGAGACATTCTGCTTGTAATATTTGTTTCCGAAAGTGTCTTGGCCAACGAAAATTCCGAACCTTTTGGTGTGCAACCAGGTTCCAAACGTCGTTTTACCCCACCATGTGAACAGAAGAAGCAGAAAGTTTTTCATGACGACCCGTTATCTATGCAGTTCGAACAGGGACACTATGACTACATATTTTCGCGGATGTCCAGAGACGGCAAAGAAAAATCCGACGAATGGATTGCCCTGGCCGACAGCCTATCGCCGCCGCCCGCCGACACTGGCGAAGCGCGGGGATCGCGATGGTCGCGAAGAGGTAGATGCAGCATCACCTTCTTTGTGGGACCGCCCAGAGCCACGACCGCTCCAGAGGGACGGTTTGGGCTGTGCATCGATAAATTCTTCTTCTTCATCCGCTTTGTGCAGAATGCGGTCAACATCACGCTGGCTCCGTCTGGCCTGCGGCAAAGTCTGCTCATGGAACTGACGCGCCTTGGCAAGAGAGCGCAATCTGTTGCGCTTTTCCTCAAGCACCTCTTCCATACCATCAATCACATAGCGATCTCCATCTAGGAGCATAAGTCGCTTGTCGCTACATAAAGATGCGATCCTTTGTTGGATCGCAGCAGATGACATAGGCTTGGCGAGAACATGATGCGCTCCGGTTTCAAACAGTTTGGCGACACGCTGCTCTGTTGCATGAGCCGTCACCACAATTACCGGAATGTAGCAAAGCGGCTTCATCGTTGCGTTACGAATAAGGCTAAGCAGCTGCATACCAGACATAGGGGACATGTTAAGATCGGTAACAATAACATTGGGCGGTTCATGCATGATGGCATGCAGCGCAACGTCGGCACGATCATAGGTGCGAACCCGGGCGACCTTCATCGAAGAAATCATTGATCGAATCATTGTCAGCACAGACTTGGAGTCGTCGACAATCACAATGTCGAGCGATTCGATACTGAGCCCGTAAGCCGCATGATGTTCCAAAAATCCATCCAACATTCTGTTTTCTCGCACCTTTTCCTGAGGTTGGATGACAGGATGCCACAGAGCAATTAATTCACGTTCAAAAAGCGGCCTTCAATTTGATTTCAATTTTAACAGATTTGTTTCAGCGCCTAAGAAAGTTAATTTCCCCACTGCTCCACCATCCAAGGCGCAGATTTTTCCCATTCCTGACACCGGCCCAAAAAACACTACATATAGATTGACAGAAAAACAGAACCCACAAGGAATAGTCCTTCTTGCGTTCACCATCGCAAGAATCCATAATCCGATCCGTCAAGACAGTGGCGTTTCTGGACTTGTGCTCCAGACTTCCTGTTCCAGCATCATTAAAATGAACCAAGCTCGAAATCGAAACAGCCAGTGGGTAACTCTGTGTTTGTTGAAGCTTTCGGGTGAGGGATTTTTATGCGCTAAAAACAGGGGGTAAAAACCAAGAAGCACAATATATAGGCTCGCCAACACGACATAGACACCATATATAGATTTTGTTAACCTTATGGGAATCTACTGGTGTCATCAAAACGAAGCTATTGTGCCACGATTCGCTTGTGACACAGATTCAGAAATTTCACAGGAGATCGGCTCTTTCCGAGGCCAGGAAACCCGATTGACTGACCCATTCAGCTTGCTGACTTCAAAATGATGTCGGCGATACCTTTGCCAAGGGGATTTATAATGCGTGTAGAGCGGCGCTATACCACTGAAGGAAAATCAGCATACGATTCCATCGAGTTTCGTAAGGCTACGAGTGAAATCCGCAACCCGGACGGGTCAATCGTATTTCGTCTCGAGAATATCGATGTGCCCACAAGCTGGTCTCAGGTGGCCGCAGATATTCTTGCTCAAAAATATTTCCGTAAGGCAGGCGTTCCGACTGCTCTGAAACGTGTTGAAGAAAATTCCGTTCCTTCCTGGCTGTGGCGCTCCGTTCCGGACGAAGAAGCGCTGAGCCAGTTGCCTGAAGAAGAACGCTTCGGCCCGGAAATGTCCTCCCAGCAGGTCTTTGACCGTCTCGCTGGCACGTGGACCTATTGGGGCTGGAAAGGTGGCTATTTTGACACCGACGCCGACGCCCGCGCCTTTTATGACGAACTGCGCTACATGCTCTGCACCCAGCGCGTCGCCCCAAACTCTCCGCAGTGGTTCAACACCGGCCTGCATTGGGCCTATGGCATCGACGGTCCGAGCCAGGGTCACCATTATGTCGACTTTGAAACCGGCCGCCTGACCCGCTCCGCAACCGCTTATGAACATCCGCAGCCGCATGCCTGCTTCATCCAGTCCATCTCTGATGATCTGGTCAACGAAGGCGGCATCATGGATCTGTGGGTGCGTGAAGCTCGTTTGTTCAAATATGGCTCCGGTACCGGCACCAACTTCTCCTCTTTGCGCTCCGAAGGCGAACCCCTTTCCGGTGGCGGCAAGAGCTCTGGCCTGATGTCCTTCCTGAAAATCGGCGACCGCGCCGCAGGCGCCATCAAGTCTGGCGGCACCACGCGCCGCGCAGCCAAGATGGTTGTGGTCGACATCGACCATCCGGATATCGAGGCTTACATCAACTGGAAGGTCAAGGAAGAAGAGAAAGTTGCCGCCATCGTTACCGGCTCCAAGATCGTCTCCAAGCATCTCAAAGCCATCATGAAAGCCTGCGTCAATTGCCAGGGCTCCAACGATGAATGCTTTGACCCGGCAAAGAACC
This genomic window from uncultured Cohaesibacter sp. contains:
- a CDS encoding DUF2155 domain-containing protein → MNIMQGRKGGWIMRRMVMASLFLLGCLMSLQVKAEEVSNPVATFAGLDKITARMIQFDVYINETVQFGSLQVTPRVCYTRPETERQEETAFVEVDEITLERKVRRIFTGWMFASSPGMNAVEHPVYDVWLVGCKQSTEVPSPN
- a CDS encoding NADH:ubiquinone oxidoreductase subunit NDUFA12 — protein: MKNFLLLLFTWWGKTTFGTWLHTKRFGIFVGQDTFGNKYYKQNVSKNKSYTGNRKGERRWVVYANPAEASAIPAGWHGWMHYRTDVAPSEQAIQHWSWEREHQPNMTGTGKAYRPKGSLLAAKTEKSDSAPDYEAWTP
- a CDS encoding response regulator; amino-acid sequence: MLDGFLEHHAAYGLSIESLDIVIVDDSKSVLTMIRSMISSMKVARVRTYDRADVALHAIMHEPPNVIVTDLNMSPMSGMQLLSLIRNATMKPLCYIPVIVVTAHATEQRVAKLFETGAHHVLAKPMSSAAIQQRIASLCSDKRLMLLDGDRYVIDGMEEVLEEKRNRLRSLAKARQFHEQTLPQARRSQRDVDRILHKADEEEEFIDAQPKPSLWSGRGSGRSHKEGDAASTSSRPSRSPRFASVGGRRR